Proteins encoded in a region of the Nocardia asteroides genome:
- a CDS encoding helix-turn-helix domain-containing protein: MTMTQESGVGEKVRTARKLAGWSQERLAREANFSASLVRKVERGRAPASPAFVAACARALRVNVVDLLEQPYPRQTRDEQRVHAGVPEIRRELAAYKIEPDGSMDPRPERDLAADVAKASALRHSVNLGDLGTLLPGLLADLRIAWNAATGAKRERVFGLLAEAFAATGQVVYKLGYIDLSSLCVERYEWAAAQSGDPLAVLAGDYQRAGELICAADWSTALRFLESSRAAIESDISGDDPAVLSIWGSLHLKSGLAAARAGRRDLADEHLAEARDTAQRVGVDRDDYRLCFGVTNVDIWSVGLAVEMMDGTEAVKRAERVHLPATTPRERAGHHYIDLARGYLLHGNRTKALGSLRKAKEIAPTQTRYHPMVHETIRVLARDDARSNESVRGFAAWCGIDRT, from the coding sequence ATGACGATGACCCAGGAATCCGGTGTCGGCGAGAAAGTCCGCACAGCCAGGAAGCTTGCGGGCTGGAGCCAGGAAAGACTCGCGCGGGAAGCCAACTTCTCGGCGAGTCTGGTCCGCAAAGTCGAGCGTGGCCGTGCGCCGGCATCACCGGCATTCGTCGCGGCATGCGCCCGCGCCCTGCGAGTGAACGTGGTCGATCTGCTCGAGCAGCCCTATCCCCGGCAGACCCGCGACGAACAGCGAGTGCACGCCGGTGTACCCGAGATTCGCCGGGAACTGGCCGCGTACAAGATCGAGCCCGACGGGTCCATGGACCCTCGTCCCGAACGCGACCTCGCCGCCGACGTCGCGAAAGCTTCCGCATTGCGGCACTCGGTCAACCTCGGTGACCTCGGCACGCTCCTTCCCGGCTTGCTCGCCGACCTGCGCATCGCGTGGAATGCCGCGACGGGAGCCAAGCGTGAGCGCGTCTTCGGACTTCTCGCCGAAGCGTTCGCCGCAACCGGGCAAGTCGTGTATAAGCTGGGCTATATCGACCTTTCTTCTTTGTGTGTCGAGCGGTACGAGTGGGCAGCCGCACAGTCCGGCGACCCGCTGGCCGTCCTGGCGGGCGATTACCAGCGCGCGGGGGAACTGATCTGCGCGGCCGACTGGTCCACGGCCCTTCGGTTTCTCGAATCAAGTCGTGCCGCCATCGAATCCGATATCAGCGGTGACGATCCGGCCGTCCTCAGCATATGGGGCAGCCTGCACCTGAAATCGGGCCTCGCCGCCGCCCGAGCAGGTCGCCGCGACCTCGCCGATGAACATCTCGCCGAAGCGCGGGACACCGCCCAACGCGTCGGTGTCGACCGTGACGATTACCGGCTGTGCTTCGGCGTCACCAATGTCGACATCTGGTCGGTCGGCCTGGCTGTCGAGATGATGGACGGCACCGAGGCCGTAAAGCGCGCCGAGCGCGTGCATCTCCCGGCGACCACGCCACGGGAGCGTGCGGGCCACCACTACATCGACTTGGCCAGAGGCTATCTGCTTCACGGCAATCGCACGAAAGCCCTCGGCTCTCTGCGAAAGGCCAAGGAGATCGCGCCCAC